The following are from one region of the Dreissena polymorpha isolate Duluth1 chromosome 2, UMN_Dpol_1.0, whole genome shotgun sequence genome:
- the LOC127869308 gene encoding uncharacterized protein LOC127869308: MASQKTVLLLIVLVGVAFAARQGSNLRPKGRGNLNQNQLVGGWTSADQNDGTVQQLAQFAARQICSNYVVDAVEKAETRVVAGKNYRMDIRVSKAWKCTVEVFTQTWTKTQKLTSFACQSVL; encoded by the exons ATGGCTTCACAGAAGACTGTACTTTTGCTCATCGTTCTAGTCGGCGTCGCTTTTGCGGCACGCCAAGGGTCTAATTTGAGACCTAAAGGTAGAGGTAATCTGAACCAAAACCAACTAGTCGGTGGATGGACCTCGGCTGACCAAAATGATGGAACCGTTCAACAACTAGCACAATTCGCAGCTCGACAGATTTGCTCCAATTACGTCGTAGATGCTGTTGAAAAAGCTGAAACGCGG GTTGTTGCTGGTAAAAACTACCGCATGGATATCCGAGTTTCCAAG GCATGGAAATGCACAGTAGAAGTGTTTACGCAGACCTGGACAAAAACACAGAAGTTGACGTCCTTTGCCTGCCAATCCGTGCTGTAA